The sequence below is a genomic window from Cicer arietinum cultivar CDC Frontier isolate Library 1 chromosome 6, Cicar.CDCFrontier_v2.0, whole genome shotgun sequence.
gtccaataaatttatttttttcccaATTTCAGATGTACATACCTAAAGATGAAGCATATTGAATGTATTTATTCTTAgtacaataaaattatatgcTTTATGATCCTCAGGCATTCACTTTGAATTCAGTACCACCTGCTGAAGATGAAATTTTACCTGGTGGAATCGGGCGCAACTTCATTTCTCGAGACATTCTTGAAGCTACAGGCATTGACGACGCTATAAATGTTTGATATTTCTTTTGCAAGCCTTTGcatttttcacttttatataCTCTTATGAGTTTGATGTTAGCAATATGTTATGTTCTTGTTTCATCAGAGGATCCGTTCGTCAGAAGTTTCGGTCGGGCATTCTTATAACCTGATTGAAACAAGTACGCGTAGGATTATTAATGTTGAAACTGCATCCAAGAAGCGGATTTCGATTTATGAGGTTCGAGAAACACCTTTCTTCCATGCAAACATGTACTGTCACCTACAGATTAATCAGGtaagttttacaaaaaaattaatcctGTTTTGCAGCTGTTTGATTAGGCCTAACCATGTTTTGAGTCATGAAAATGTCTCAATCCACTCTATGAATCAACTATTTGGGGTGTATTTAACGTGATGCTGTTGTAGAGGATCCAAGTCTGTGTTTGTTATAGTAAGCACTCATGTGTAAGTTAATTTGTTCTATAGTCAAAAAAGGAACATGATTAAACTATTCTCATAGTGTTAGTTTTTTACATAAACTATTGTAATAAGCTTATTTGAAGTAAgttgaaaatagtttatcaCATTGTTCTTTAAAGTATTTCGAAATAATAGTTTATGTTAAAAGATAAATCCAAATAAATTATGCAGAAACTCTTTCAAAACGACTAATACTAACATTGTTGAAGAtgtcataaaaaaattcaatcagtTGAACATTAATTGGATTTTGAATTGAAGGTACAAGATGAGAGTTCAATCAGCAGGCATAAAAGAGCAACTATCTTGACAAAAACAACAAAAGAGGATTTTCTGTCACTTTTAGGAGATGCAGATGACAAAAAAAATCCCATCTACATGACAGGTAATAATTTAGATACATCTCAATCCATTATTTTCAATCTTCCTTTGATTgtcactttttttcttcttctctttacTTTAGGTCCATCACTTCATACCCTATGTACAGCTGTTATCGATCTAGACGAACAAACGCTATCAATTATCGAAGGCAATCCGAAAAAAGCAGATGTTTCAATTGTTTTCTCTATCTCCCCAAAGAAGTTGATCAATGGTAGACATGATCATCACTCTATAGTAGCCTAGTGAGAttagaaatttcaaaatctaTTCATTGACATTGAAATTCTTCTATGCATACTTCATGTTGTTTTTGTTCCACATGTTCAAAATTTTCAACGCGTCAATCTCCAAATTACATTCTCTTTGTCCTCGTTTATCTACATTTTTCTACtatcttttaattttgaagTATGTATTAGTTCTTTTTTTCACTTATTtacaatttaatgtttttgtaTTACATTCCTCTTCATATGACTATATAGATTCATATCACATTTTAATAATTgcatttgttaaattatttttttcaataacatAATTATCTTctataattttagttatttatcatttattctTTTTCCTATGAATATACACTTATTCTATTAAAGAATTCAAGCATCAATTCTCCCCATTCTAAGAGACTAACTTAATGCGCCAGATCCAACTCCTATTAGTAGTCCTCCATATTTTTTATGGAAAGCTTCTATTTGACCGGTGATAACAAGAATTCTATTAAGTCTCAGTTCGTATGAATTTAACTATAACACAAACATTTCACATTTAGTTTCTTTTTGCTATACAGGGAATTGGGTTGTACCCAAAATGTATATGAAGTGGGACATCTAAAAGAGTTTGAGAATGATTACTAATATAGTACATCTAACAACTTACATTTTGTCTATATAAATATCTGATGATATATCTGATGATAGACTACTAAAATCTAATTTTGTCAccacatatttttaataaatcataCATGAAAATTACAAAATACAATATAATGTCAAACTCCAAATATAATTCCTGCACTTCAACTTAATTAGATTGAAGTTGctcataaaaaacaaaaaaaatggtgGTTTAGTTATTTTTCTTCTAACCAATTATCACTTAATGTGTCTTTGTGTATgcactattatttatttatttttgatgaaTTATACACCTTTCTTATTGATTCTaaagttaaaattttcatatacaacattttctttttaaatcatatattttcttttttctttttgtgtcTACTCCaataaaaatagacaattatctccatttcttttccatttttttGTCATAGTGACATCACATGGATATAAATACCATATTCTTAATAATTACATTAACCcaacaaaaattacattttgtcttagtaaaataatttgaaagaaTCACCACTTTAGTTTCAAAAATTGTGAATATAGTTGTTGaaattaatgaatttgaaaattatattaatattgattttaaaaagatTCAATAACATTAGTctctaaataattatttgagaCTAAATTGACAAATTCAAAAGGACTAGTGTAATTGgccatttaaaatttaaaaaacatttattttatcgATTAGATTAACAATTcatctaaattaatattatattgaatCCACCGGCGCAAAGCTCGCTTAACATCtagttataattaaattgaaGTTTAAATGTACTTTTAGTCTCTTTATTTCTAGAACCGATTTTTTAGTCTCCTATTAACtagtttttagatttttttttgttctcaGTCATTTTTTATGATGTAGCACTATTGTTAATTGCATAGCACTTAAATCACATATATCAGTTGATTTTTGATTTGGTGTACACTAAGAATGGATATCATTAACGAGTATATCACATCATACAAAATGGTGGagataaaaaaatctaaataattcGTTAATCTGGAAATCAAAAACTAGTTTTACGAATTAGAAAttagaaatttattttaaataaaatagatgaataaaaaacatttaagcGTTAAATGAAAGGAATCATTGCCTTTATGTGGATCCAATCTTTTTATTTATGACGTTGTGACAATCCTAGTTTAACTCCTAAGGTCGTTTTAGTCATGTTATGTAAGGAGCTAATTTGATGttgaacattatttttttattaccaaACGATTCAGAATTTCCAACGTTTAAGGACTTAAGTTAATAATACAAATGTGCCAAAAACCAGAATAATAACATTTGTGATTAGGATGAAAACAGAGACTATGCTCTAAACCTTGTAATTATTATGAGCCAATAAACCAAAATTGTTTGATATTCAGCAAGTCAATTGTTAACACCGAAGAAACAAAGGCTAAAGTTACAAAGCATTCACACCTAATTCAAGATTCTGCAGGAGTAAAATTCTACATTAAAGTTATTGAGATAAAATTTGAcacaaattcaatattttttaaaatatattaaaaatcacCTTTTGTGTTTTTATAAAACATTGTAATTTCAATAACATTATTCAAAATACTTTAAACCCACGTTAACTATCTCATACGCGAATTTTCTCTTTTTGCAGGATGTCTGGGTtgtatgaagaaaaaaaaccgaATTTACTTTCCAAATTTGATTTTATCCAAAACTACAATTTGGAGCTTTCACGCATGTTAACGTTGTTTGACAAATTAAACTTCCTTCATCTTCCACTGTTACCTTCAACTCCTCAATAACTTATTGATTTGTTTGGTTCAACTAGGAAGGTAAATGATTTTAACGGATAATTTAGAAATGAGTAGAGACTTATTTGGTTTAAAGAAGAGAATGAGagttagttttaattaaaattatgattggtttaaagaaaaatattttaaataatttataagcatttttaattatcttatcattttctttaaaaaaatggatcaaatgcataatattaaaaatactttttcatcTTTCCTCCTCTCCCATCCATCTACATGGAACCCTGATGATGGTTGTTTCTCTTATGTCTTGCGGCTACATTTGTTTTAGGTTGAAGACGACAAACAATTGAGCTCTAGTATTGTTTAACCCACTAGCCATTTACTTTTTAGGGTTAAATACACTTTTAgtttctattaaattttaatattttagtttaaatttttataaaaaatcttaatttattggtctataattttattttttgtttatatttgaccTTTGTTTTTAAGTCGGAGTAATGTTTGtctattaaatttttaagtgatttttttatatatataattagaatATTGTAAGAGtctttttcacaaaaatttacatttttttaacattaaataaaataaatataatttataagagTTTTTCTTAAATATGAATGCAACAAATCATACATGAATTGACtttaaaatatagacaaaaaataaaaataaactttttttagactaaaagttaaaaaaaaattacataatcaaaaaacttatttaactaaTTTCTTATTCGACTATAGACATATTTAAGGAATCAAGTTGCTTCCTTAAAAAATAAGAGTGTTGTTATGTGAACACACTTATGTGAACACACTTTTACACTTTTTGACATCAAATACAGAAATGCCATAgtctattatataaaataaacatctCGATTGCGTGTTTAGATTAcgagaagaaaaaattattaaaaaaatataaactgtACAATATATGGTATTAGGTGTCAAACTCTGATGCCCGATAATCATTTctccaaaaataaaatgaatcaaGTTACTCATTATCTTTTGGgttacaatttcaaaaattaaaataactttgtgaaaaaataaataaaataatgtaagaAATACAATAATTACATTACGaaatttactttttctttctttctatcaactttacttttaaattttgttaaaatcccGTTTTACtgtaataaatgaataaataactGGTTTTAAAAATTACACCTCAAatccaattttgattcaaaatatataaataatgtaaatagataaaaataaattttacataaatatattcaaacataaattaacataaatcaaacccattttaaattaaaattaattattgccGCTGCCGAACCAAATGTACACTAAGAATGTGTTTAGCAAGGCCAAAATTCTAATTAATAGcagataaattatattaaataattaagctTGTATAATCAAAGTAGAATTGTTGAGTAACAATCATTTTGTCCTGATTTTATAGTATTTTGTCACGAGCTTATAGCATTTTTTATATGCAACTTTTAATTAGCATTTGAATTTatagaatttgatttttttttctttttattttaatcctcATTATCTTAAacgaaaaatattatatataaattaaaaatatatttttatgaaattttatatttattaataattttttaatgaatttaaattCAACCGACTAACTCGTTTGTCATCTACtagtattatatttttctttaaatataagACATTATTAGGATTTTTAGTTATCACTTTTATAAGatgagttttaaatttttaactgtattaattatttttttattaacttactcctaattatatttttttttctatttgtaataaatactacaataaaaacataaactatttatatctctctctcttcaagagtaaactaataaaaaaattaaaattaccaacaaatttaataatacaattaatttttttaattctcgttatttagtcaataaaattttatatatatagtcgGAGTTAGtatcaattaatttatctatCATGTGCCACCATAAATTCACACACAAGTGTAAGGTTATAGATTCAAATCCGAAATACCATGATCAATTTAACAATGACATTGACAATTGAGCTATCACTCATGGACATCATGTGCccttttttatttccttcatcCTTTTTATAAACCTTCATTGAATTTTTCgtatatattaagaaaagtgGATAATGTAATTAATGTGTAAATTTTATGTGTTGTTTTTGATAACTTGCTGCTAATTTATCTATAATAGACTTTAAattaggagaaaaatgttaaaataatatgacacattatatattttgacaatagaataaaattgtttatttatcgttccaaaatagaataaaattattataataatataacacattatttattttaattttattttttttcattaattgtattttatttgaatttttaattaatttttatttattaaattaacaattaatcatttattataaaaataaaataaaaggtaaCAAATGATATTCTTTTATGTAGTCGCATTCTCGCTTTACAACTGTCTAAAAATTAGGACattgtaatataaaaaatttaaaatataataaaaaaaattaataaaagaaaatataaaagaaattaaacccTTAAGTCAAGTATAGGATTTCTCTATCTCTACTGTTTTTGTCCTTCCAATTCCAATGCCAACTACATACCGGTAGTGAATAGACCTTCCATTCGCATTAGTTGACTAATTGACAACGTTGCTAATCAATTCAACCATTCATAATTAACTTTTCCGCTGTGGACCAAGATCATTGTCGGGTTATAGTTCACTGAAGTCAGAATATTGCTATTTTAGGCAAGTTGTGTTGATTTAATTGTTATTCCCACGATCTCgtattaaatatcatatttagatTGTTTTGAAACCCTTCAATTTTAATTAGTTGAACTACCTACTAACCTTTATTAATTATAGTTAGTAAAATAGTTAagtgaaatgaaatttaataaataaaaacatattagccaagaaaatgaaaaattttcTGTGAAACTTAGTCGtgttcatataaaaaatatatctgttATGTTTTTCCTTACGATTTTTTATAACCATAATATAAACCCTTCACACAAAAGAAACAtgccaaataaataaatttcataccACAAGCCCAACAACAGAGAGCATCCAACATTTTATGGAGGTAAGAGCCATTTGATACAACTCCCTGGATTCAATTAACAACACTATTTAATAATTAGTCAAATTAACATTTCTTAAAATTTGAGCTATGATCTTTTGAGAGAGGAAGTAGTATGTGTAGCTACCAAACTCCACTTAAGATATAGCGATTGATTACCAACCCGTAAATAAAATGCTATAGCAACATGGAGCAGTCTAACAGTTATCACCGAGGAAGATACCTAcaataaattaatgataattaaAGTTTTCATATACTTTTGTGTACGCAACTATTTCGTTGTTATTGTGTAGTCACgagattaaataaatagtaagtACTCTAAAGAACACACATTTTTAAACATCAAAAGAAAAGTAAACCCTCAATTGAAGAATTTCCCAGGACTCACCAAACCAGGATGGCTAAATGGGGCAAAATATTCAACAAATCTAGATTATACCTAACACCACCAACCTTGCACCGGAAACTGATCACCAAAAATGAgtaaaattataactataaaataattcaCTAAATAAGTTACATCGGGAAAATAATTAACAAGGACACAGATGCAAATAAATTATCTCACTTTTATTTCTCtttgtaaataaattgtttCTTTGTGTGTGGTCTATGTGAAAATCTTGtaaccaaattatttttaatcaaaaataaattagtattaaTTGCTCAGATATTAGAACATGtaaagttgattttatattaatcACTCGAACAAATATTGCTCAATACTAAAGTCTCGTAACcagaaattagtattttttttttataagcaataCTATCTGAAGGTCTTCGTAACAAGGTTATACTTATAGGGAACTTCTTGCAtcacactttttttaaaattacaaatatgtaaaattaatattaacactGAAATATagttaaatcatatattttacaaaaaatttatgagaCCTTTTTCTGAACATTTTAACTATTTACAATtccatatttttcaatttaaaatttcaactttcatCGACACTATATTTTTAGATAACTTGACATTAcactattttcaaaattaaaaacatacaagatgagtattaaatatatattattatataaaaacaattcaaaattttgttcgGACATTTTCCTGGACAAGTTCAACTTtaacaatttagttttttttttcttcaattttatatttaaactataaataatatcataattacagggtcattaacaacacactcttttttttttaaccaaaatttaGTGTGAGTTAATAGTTCATCAATTTAACATAAAGAAGATATTTAGGTTTACTGAACACTTTCAAAAGAAgttaactaaaatatatattataaaagtaaaacaagtgaattaaaattatatatattaaatgagagaaattttataataacaaaattataattatatataaataattatatattttacttaaaaaaatatataattgaaaaactTCTGTACTTAACATgctctttatatatataacaaaaacacaataaaaaaaataaataaaacactaaCATGTCTGTCATAATAAtgacttttttaaattaataaaaaagtgaaACACTAACATGTCTGTCATAATAATGAAttgttttaatcaataaaaaagtgaaaaacTAACATGTCTGTCAtaataatgattattttttttttaattatgatcaTGCAATTAGCTTACCTTATGTcataataaacattttttttggaCACAACATTTGAATACTTATTTTTGGACacatatataaaa
It includes:
- the LOC101507518 gene encoding uncharacterized protein, with the translated sequence MEIEKLEMFEVGPCKDSYELGLLIGQRFSQRIKKRVASDLILQNQLRPFAQTPLSESLLKSLFYNNQTKFPSYWDELLGTAQGSGVPLLDILLINFKKEILPFVPKEGVKSIEDDSSNECSDVLLVAESMALAAHNEDANVVLLGHTYLIKAILPNGQFFVGYTYAGELPSSAFAFNSNGLAFTLNSVPPAEDEILPGGIGRNFISRDILEATGIDDAINRIRSSEVSVGHSYNLIETSTRRIINVETASKKRISIYEVRETPFFHANMYCHLQINQVQDESSISRHKRATILTKTTKEDFLSLLGDADDKKNPIYMTGPSLHTLCTAVIDLDEQTLSIIEGNPKKADVSIVFSISPKKLINGRHDHHSIVA